One stretch of Pyrenophora tritici-repentis strain M4 chromosome 4, whole genome shotgun sequence DNA includes these proteins:
- a CDS encoding Superfamily II RNA helicase — MDDDMFDVFEGGPSKDAAPRKNKKRQANGDVKSPMPVEDSAMSDAPTEQQDGTSEAKKKQKRDAEPEPIVTDDFETEQSREVAAAAGLQAQSQEGQAVVLSHQVRHQVALPPDYDYVPINEHKPPQEPARTWPFTLDPFQQVSIASIQRNESVLVSAHTSAGKTVVAEYAIAQCLKNNQRVIYTSPIKALSNQKYREFMAEFGDVGLMTGDVTINPTATCLVMTTEILRSMLYRGSEIMREVAWVVFDEVHYLRDPARGVVWEETIILLPDKVRYVFLSATIPNAMQFAEWITKNHSQPCHVVYTDFRPTPLQHYFFPAGAEGIHLVVDEKGVFREENFQKAMSSIADKAGTDSKDFLAKRKGKGKDKKTNTGGNKDQTDIYKIVKMIMVKSYNPVIVFSFSKRECENYALAMSSLAFNDDSEKAMVTKVFNSAIEMLSEEDRQLPQIQHILPLLRRGIGVHHSGLLPILKETIEILFQEGLIKVLFATETFSIGLNMPAKTVVFTSVRKFDGVAQRWVTPSEFIQMSGRAGRRGLDDRGIVIMMINEQMEPAVAKEIVRGQQDNLNSAFHLGYNMILNLMRVEGISPEFMLERCFFQFQSTAGVSHLEKQLEELEHEKANTNIVDEPAIKEYYNLRQQLDAHTKDMRDVIMQPTYCLQFLQGGRLVKIKYKDFDFGWGAVVAFTPRKGNKGEIFPPHESYIVDVLLPVASDTKFAPAVNDGLPPGVRPPTAGDKGKMEVVPVVLNCIESIGHLRVFLPNELKSAEQRNNVRKALAEVKKRFPDGIAILDPIENMNIKDDSFKKLLRRIEVLESRLLTNPLHNSPRLPELYSQYAQKIAIGEKIKNVRKEIANALSVIQLDELKSRKRVLRRLGFIDEADVVQLKARVACEISTGDELVLSELLFNRFFNELTPEQCAACLSCFIFEEKTQEVPALKEELAKPYREIQQQARVIAKMSQESKLAVNEEEYLKTFKYELMEVVYAWSKGATFAQICKMTDVYEGSLIRLFRRLEELLRQIAQAAKVMGSEELEQKFTASLELVRRDLVAAQSLYL; from the exons ATGGACGACGATATGTTTGACGTCTTCGAGGGCGGCCCGTCCAAGGACGCTGCTCCCAGGAAGAACAAAAAGCGCCAGGCAAATGGCGATGTCAAATCGCCAATGCCGGTGGAGGACTCCGCCATGTCAGACGCGCCCACAGAGCAGCAAGATGGCACGAGTGaagcgaagaagaagcaaaagCGCGATGCAGAGCCTGAGCCTATAGTCACGGATGATTTCGAGACGGAACAGTCGCGCGAGGTGGCCGCAGCTGCAGGACTACAGGCGCAATCACAAGAAGGCCAGGCAGTGGTGCTTTCGCATCAGGTGCGCCATCAGGTCGCCCTTCCGCCCGACTACGATTATGTCCCCATCAACGAGCACAAGCCTCCGCAGGAGCCGGCCCGCACCTGGCCCTTTACCCTAGATCCTTTCCAGCAGGTCTCTATCGCGTCCATACAGCGTAACGAGAGTGTTTTAGTCTCAGCGCATACCTCAGCTGGAAAGACAGTGGTAGCAGAATACGCCATTGCGCAATGTCTGAAGAACAACCAGCGAGTCATCTACACTAGTCCTATCAAGGCGCTGAGCAACCAAAAGTACCGAGAGTTCATGGCAGAGTTTGGCGATGTCGGTCTCATGACGGGTGATGTCACCATTAACCCGACTGCGACCTGTTTGGTCATGACTACTGAG ATTTTGCGCTCTATGCTGTACAGAGGTTCCGAGATCATGCGCGAGGTAGCCTGGGTCGTATTCGACGAGGTACATTACCTGCGCGACCCAGCGAGAGGTGTCGTGTGGGAGGAGACTATCATCTTGCTCCCTGACAAGGTCCGCTACGTCTTCCTCTCCGCCACCATTCCGAACGCCATGCAGTTTGCAGAATGGATCACCAAAAACCACAGCCAGCCATGCCACGTCGTCTACACCGATTTTCGCCCGACTCCGCTACAACATTACTTCTTCCCCGCCGGCGCAGAAGGCATACACTTGGTAGTGGACGAGAAGGGTGTGTTTCGCGAAGAGAACTTCCAAAAGGCCATGTCATCCATCGCAGACAAGGCCGGCACCGATTCCAAGGACTTCCTAGCCAaacgcaagggcaagggcaaggacAAGAAGACCAACACAGGCGGCAACAAGGACCAGACGGATATCTACAAGATTGTCAAGATGATCATGGTCAAGAGCTACAATCCAGTCATTGTCTTCAGCTTCAGCAAGAGGGAATGCGAGAACTATGCGCTCGCCATGAGCTCGCTCGCATTCAACGACGACTCGGAAAAGGCCATGGTGACAAAGGTCTTCAACAGCGCCATCGAGATGTTGTCAGAGGAGGACCGACAGTTGCCCCAGATCCAGCACATCTTGCCCCTGCTCCGAAGAGGTATCGGTGTTCATCACTCCGGACTGCTGCCCATCCTAAAGGAGACGATTGAGATTTTGTTCCAGGAGGGTCTGATCAAAGTGCTGTTTGCGACCGAGACCTTCTCCATTGGACTCAACATGCCGGCGAAGACTGTTGTATTCACCAGTGTGCGCAAGTTTGATGGAGTAGCTCAACGATGGGTGACACCTTCCGAGTTCATTCAGATGTCTGGTCGTGCTGGACGTCGTGGTCTCGATGATCGTGGTATTGTCATTATGATGATCAACGAGCAGATGGAGCCTGCTGTGGCTAAGGAGATTGTGCGCGGACAACAGGACAACCTGAACTCTGCTTTCCACTTGGGCTACAACATGATTCTCAACCTTATGCGAGTAGAGGGCATTTCTCCCGAGTTCATGTTGGAGAGGTGCTTCTTCCAGTTCCAAAGTACAGCTGGTGTCTCTCATCTGGAAAAAC AACTTGAGGAGCTCGAGCACGAAAAGGCAAACACCAACATTGTCGATGAGCCGGCTATCAAGGAGTATTATAACCTGCGACAGCAACTCGACGCCCATACCAAGGACATGCGCGATGTCATCATGCAGCCGACATACTGTTTACAATTTCTGCAGGGTGGCCGCCTAGTCAAGATCAAGTACAAGGACTTCGACTTTGGCTGGGGCGCGGTAGTAGCGTTCACACCTCGCAAGGGAAACAAGGGCGAAATTTTCCCGCCTCACGAGTCCTACATAGTCGATGTTCTGCTACCGGTTGCGAGCGACACCAAGTTTGCGCCAGCAGTGAATGACGGATTGCCCCCTGGCGTCCGGCCACCAACAGCTGGCGACAAGGGCAAGATGGAGGTTGTTCCTGTGGTGCTAAACTGTATCGAATCGATTGGCCATCTCCGTGTATTTTTGCCAAATGAGCTTAAGTCGGCGGAGCAGAGGAACAATGTTCGCAAGGCGCTGGCTGAGGTCAAGAAACGTTTCCCAGACGGAATCGCCATTCTGGATCCCATTGAGAACATGAACATCAAGGACGACAGCTTCAAGAAGCTTCTCAGG AGGATCGAGGTGCTAGAATCCCGGCTGCTCACAAACCCTCTCCACAACTCGCCGAGGCTACCTGAGCTATACAGCCAATACGCACAGAAGATTGCGATTGGCGAGAAGATCAAGAACGTTCGCAAAGAGATTGCGAATGCGTTATCCGTCATCCAACTGGACGAGCTGAAGAGCAGGAAACGTGTGTTGCGACGACTTGGCTTCATCGACGAGGCCGATGTGGTGCAGCTAAAGGCCAGGGTTGCTTGCGAAATCAGCACAGGTGACGAGCTTGTTCTGAGCGAGCTACTTTTCAACCGTTTCTTCAATGAACTGACACCTGAGCAGTGCGCGGCCTGTCTCAGCTGTTTCATCTTCGAAGAAAAGACGCAGGAGGTGCCGGCGCTCAAAGAAGAGCTCGCCAAGCCTTACCGCGAGATCCAGCAGCAAGCCAGGGTTATCGCGAAAATGTCACAGGAGAGCAAGCTCGCGGTCAACGAGGAAGAGTACCTCAAGACATTCAAGTACGAGCTGATGGAAGTCGTCTACGCATGGTCCAAGGGGGCTACCTTTGCTCAAATCTG CAAAATGACGGACGTATACGAGGGCAGTCTTATTCGCCTCTTTAGACGACTAGAGGAGCTTCTTCGGCAAATCGCACAAGCGGCCAAAGTCATGGGCAGCGAAGAGCTCGAGCAGAAGTTCACGGCGTCACTCGAGCTTGTGCGCAGGGATCTAGTGGCCGCGCAGTCCCTGTATCTCTAA